From Hymenobacter sedentarius, a single genomic window includes:
- a CDS encoding bifunctional folylpolyglutamate synthase/dihydrofolate synthase: MTYSETLAYLYDQLPMFQRVGTAGFRKGLGNTLVLAEALGHPEQRFRSVHVAGTNGKGSSSHLLAAVLQAAGYKVGLYTSPHLREFTERIRVNGQELAPEYLVQWVEKWRPLFEQVQPSFFEMCVALAFDYFAEQRVDIAVVEVGLGGRFDSTNIITPLVSLITNISFDHQALLGNTLVEIAGEKAGIIKPGVPVVVSQTQPEVAEVFKREAAAKLAHLVFADQIYQASFTAEPSAETGLRPVAVTQHGRPYLPNTELGLPGDYQQFNLPGVLATLDELRAQGFHITESAIRTGLRQVTRLTGMRGRWSIIGRQPLVVCDTGHNAAGLQLVVAQLRRLSYRQLHLVIGTVNDKDVASMLALLPADGIYYFCAAKIPRAMPAVELAQQAQALGLVGRAYDSVTDAVAAARAAAGPDDVVFIGGSTFVVAEVEELFAVA; this comes from the coding sequence GTGACTTATTCCGAAACCCTGGCTTACCTCTACGACCAACTGCCCATGTTCCAGCGGGTGGGCACGGCCGGATTCAGAAAAGGATTGGGCAACACGCTGGTGCTGGCGGAAGCGCTGGGGCACCCAGAGCAGCGGTTTCGCAGCGTGCACGTGGCGGGCACCAACGGCAAGGGCAGCAGTTCACATTTGTTGGCGGCGGTGCTGCAGGCCGCGGGCTATAAAGTGGGTCTGTATACTTCACCACACCTGCGGGAGTTCACGGAGCGCATTCGGGTGAATGGCCAGGAACTGGCTCCTGAGTACTTGGTGCAGTGGGTCGAAAAGTGGCGGCCCCTTTTTGAGCAGGTGCAGCCCTCGTTTTTTGAAATGTGCGTGGCGCTGGCCTTCGACTACTTCGCCGAACAGCGTGTGGACATCGCCGTGGTTGAAGTTGGGCTGGGCGGCCGGTTCGATTCCACCAACATCATTACCCCTCTCGTTTCGCTTATCACCAACATTAGCTTTGACCACCAGGCCCTGCTGGGCAACACCCTCGTTGAGATAGCCGGCGAAAAAGCCGGCATCATCAAGCCGGGGGTGCCGGTGGTGGTGAGCCAGACCCAGCCCGAAGTGGCCGAGGTGTTTAAACGGGAAGCCGCGGCCAAACTGGCCCATTTGGTGTTTGCGGACCAGATTTATCAGGCTTCGTTCACAGCCGAGCCTTCGGCCGAGACCGGGTTGCGCCCGGTGGCGGTAACCCAGCACGGGCGGCCGTATTTACCCAATACCGAGCTAGGGCTGCCCGGCGATTATCAGCAATTCAACCTGCCCGGGGTGTTGGCCACGCTGGACGAGCTGCGCGCCCAAGGCTTCCACATCACAGAATCGGCGATTCGTACCGGCCTGCGGCAGGTGACGCGCCTGACGGGCATGCGTGGGCGCTGGAGCATTATCGGCCGCCAGCCGCTGGTGGTTTGCGACACTGGCCACAACGCGGCGGGCCTGCAACTGGTGGTAGCTCAGCTGCGGCGGCTTTCGTATCGGCAGCTGCACCTGGTTATCGGCACGGTCAACGATAAGGACGTGGCTAGCATGCTGGCGCTGCTGCCGGCCGATGGCATCTATTATTTTTGTGCGGCCAAGATTCCCCGCGCTATGCCTGCAGTTGAGCTGGCTCAGCAAGCGCAGGCTTTGGGGCTAGTGGGCCGGGCTTATGATTCTGTGACGGACGCCGTAGCCGCGGCGCGGGCGGCAGCTGGGCCCGACGATGTCGTGTTTATCGGCGGCAGCACCTTTGTGGTGGCCGAAGTCGAAGAACTGTTTGCGGTGGCCTAA
- a CDS encoding TonB-dependent receptor, with translation MKQPITPGQPLLRENANCRLAQAVACGLVLTLLAPAGLLAQNPQPSPAQAPAAGYVTITGTLRDANGQPLELAAVGVEGQPGGTNTTAEGDFSLQVRVPAPGQTAILLVRRLGYLPLRVPLKLPADASEQLRLTMRLDVRALSGVKVTGRSDQADTREQVSITHIDPRTAKEIPSAFGDFNAILKTLPGVISNNELSSTYNVRGGNYDENLVYVNGFEIYRPFLVTSAQQEGLSFINPDMVKQVEFSSGGWQPKYGDKLASVLSIDYKTPEKFAASLTASLVGGAAHAEARSANGRVSYLAGVRYKNAQYVLRSLKQAQGGYNPTFYDAQAFVNIGLGKKDDMQRTTLGLLGVVAYNDYRFSPETGQATFSTGTNQFTRVFIAYDGRERMQFDTYQSGFNLKHDFSANLQMELLGSALISREFEYRDVEAAYRFADINRDPTSPDFNQTVRERNIGSQFKHSRNHLTAQIYTAETRGRWTPNGAHTVRWGAKIGREKIEDTLDEYSFADSADFVPDTRRLRLRSDLSLLSTRSQGFVQDTWSLDSLRTLTYGARAHYWTTNGQLVISPRVQYSQISRSHPNRSFKAAVGVYYQPPFYRELRDQQTIHLGVQQAYLNPELRAQKSYHFIVGKEISFQQFGRPFKFSAEAYYKYLTDVVPYDVDNVRLRYFAKNNAKAYAAGFDTRLSGEFVKGAESWFSLGVLTTREDVNGDSISSFDANGKEISRRPKGFIRRPQDQRLNVGVFFQDHLPNNPSVRGYVNLVFGTGLPFSPPNQPDLRGTNALERSYKRVDLGFSKVIGLKNTDAPKAHFYSFESLWLGLEILNVLAANNVAGYSYLQDVNGVTYSVPSYLSQRLVNLRLIARF, from the coding sequence GTGAAACAACCCATTACGCCAGGACAACCGCTATTACGGGAGAATGCCAACTGCCGCCTGGCGCAGGCGGTAGCGTGTGGCTTGGTGCTCACGCTGCTAGCGCCGGCGGGCCTCTTGGCTCAGAACCCGCAGCCTAGCCCGGCTCAGGCCCCGGCCGCGGGCTACGTCACGATAACCGGCACCTTGCGCGATGCCAACGGGCAGCCTTTGGAGCTGGCCGCGGTGGGAGTAGAGGGCCAGCCCGGCGGGACCAATACCACGGCGGAAGGGGACTTTTCGCTGCAGGTACGCGTGCCGGCACCTGGCCAAACCGCCATCTTGCTGGTGCGCCGCTTGGGCTATCTGCCGCTACGGGTGCCATTGAAGCTACCAGCCGATGCAAGTGAACAGCTGCGCCTGACCATGCGCCTCGACGTACGCGCGCTGAGCGGCGTAAAAGTGACGGGCCGCTCCGACCAAGCCGATACCCGCGAGCAGGTGAGCATCACCCACATCGACCCGCGCACTGCGAAGGAAATCCCATCGGCCTTCGGCGATTTCAACGCCATTCTCAAGACCCTGCCCGGCGTTATTTCCAACAACGAGCTGAGCAGCACCTACAACGTGCGTGGCGGCAACTACGACGAAAACCTGGTGTACGTCAACGGGTTCGAGATATACCGGCCATTTCTGGTTACCTCGGCGCAGCAGGAGGGCCTGAGCTTCATCAACCCCGATATGGTGAAGCAGGTGGAGTTCAGCAGCGGGGGCTGGCAGCCCAAGTATGGCGACAAGCTTGCCTCGGTGCTGAGCATTGATTACAAAACGCCGGAGAAGTTTGCGGCTTCCCTTACGGCCAGCCTGGTGGGCGGCGCAGCCCACGCCGAAGCTCGTTCGGCCAACGGTCGAGTAAGCTATCTGGCCGGGGTGCGTTACAAAAATGCACAGTATGTGCTGCGCTCACTCAAGCAGGCGCAGGGCGGGTACAACCCCACGTTTTACGATGCGCAGGCGTTTGTAAATATTGGGCTGGGCAAGAAGGACGACATGCAGCGCACTACGCTTGGTCTGCTAGGTGTCGTAGCGTACAACGATTACCGCTTCTCGCCCGAAACCGGCCAGGCTACTTTCTCTACGGGTACGAACCAGTTTACGCGGGTGTTCATTGCCTACGACGGGCGCGAGCGGATGCAGTTTGATACTTACCAAAGCGGGTTCAACCTCAAGCATGACTTTTCGGCCAACTTGCAAATGGAGCTGCTGGGCTCGGCTCTGATTTCGCGCGAATTTGAATACCGGGACGTGGAAGCGGCCTATAGGTTTGCCGACATCAACCGCGACCCGACCTCGCCCGATTTCAATCAGACCGTACGGGAGCGCAACATCGGCTCGCAGTTCAAGCACTCCCGCAACCACCTCACGGCTCAGATATACACAGCCGAAACCCGCGGCCGCTGGACGCCCAACGGCGCGCACACCGTGCGCTGGGGCGCCAAAATCGGGCGGGAAAAAATCGAGGACACGCTCGACGAATACAGCTTTGCCGACTCGGCCGATTTTGTGCCCGATACCCGCCGCCTGCGCCTGCGCTCCGATTTGAGCCTGCTCAGCACCCGCAGCCAGGGCTTTGTGCAGGACACCTGGTCGCTGGATTCGCTGCGCACGCTCACCTACGGCGCCCGCGCCCACTACTGGACTACGAACGGCCAGCTCGTCATCAGCCCGCGGGTGCAGTACTCCCAAATCAGCCGCAGCCACCCCAATCGCTCGTTTAAGGCGGCGGTGGGCGTGTATTACCAACCGCCCTTCTACCGCGAATTGCGCGACCAGCAGACCATTCATCTCGGCGTACAGCAGGCCTATCTCAACCCCGAGCTGCGGGCCCAGAAGTCCTACCACTTTATCGTGGGCAAGGAAATCAGCTTCCAGCAATTCGGCCGCCCCTTCAAGTTTTCGGCCGAAGCCTACTACAAGTACCTGACCGACGTGGTGCCCTACGACGTGGACAACGTGCGGCTGCGTTACTTCGCCAAAAACAATGCGAAGGCCTACGCCGCCGGCTTCGACACCCGGCTCAGCGGCGAATTTGTGAAAGGGGCCGAGTCCTGGTTTAGCCTGGGCGTGCTCACCACCCGCGAGGATGTAAACGGCGATTCCATCAGCTCCTTCGATGCCAACGGCAAAGAAATCAGCCGCCGGCCCAAAGGATTTATCCGGCGCCCGCAGGACCAGCGCCTGAATGTGGGCGTGTTTTTCCAGGACCACTTGCCCAACAACCCCTCGGTGCGCGGTTACGTGAACCTGGTGTTTGGCACGGGCTTGCCGTTCAGCCCCCCCAATCAGCCCGATTTGCGGGGTACCAATGCCTTAGAGCGCAGCTACAAGCGGGTCGATTTGGGCTTTTCCAAAGTCATTGGGCTGAAAAACACCGACGCCCCCAAAGCGCATTTCTACAGCTTCGAAAGCCTGTGGCTGGGCCTGGAGATTCTCAACGTACTGGCCGCTAATAATGTGGCTGGCTACAGCTACCTGCAGGATGTAAACGGGGTCACGTACTCAGTGCCCAGCTACCTCTCGCAGCGCCTAGTCAACTTGCGGCTCATCGCGCGGTTCTAG
- a CDS encoding TonB-dependent receptor — MSIKNSKPAVRQGSGVVAGLVLAAVLVGGGASTATAQTTKPKPKTGQIEEAEIEIVKERVNQLPEATRNFNKIKLPAPPKTERKVTYTYPDFRLPADRLTPSVKVLTIRAEEPTPLTGNFVKAGLGNYGTFYGRGYFHSTRNTDHAYGLDIKHINSLTGPVDGKNSATAETSAHLMGELYRGTAAFGATLDLGREGYNFYGYQKAANTPEGSPVPESKGIQQVFKRFGVKAYAHNRDPEQVLTYDAGIGYRYWNDIFGATENNVLVNAKVGYALGDASRVTVAADASFISEKDIVSFNKLKPGAPTIDVTRTRTFVQATPAYEFINNSIAFSVGATLGYSSDTATNVSKTVVYPAVRLGYTIEPEKFMVYAGLGGALQRVTRYDLSTENPWLNRGLNVADTHRGPTVYVGFTSTPARGLELNARATYARDRNLYFYLNNAIDPTKFDLVYDQNATGVLNIHGELLYNAAEKFRLGTRMDYNKYALKNLPQPFHRPEFQGSVFGTYTAFEKLNLGVEGYFYAASYGISYRPAASPGAVRVPDFYRATDPIVDLNLRADYRITPKISIFVMGNNLANRQYQRFYGYPVKGINVLGGATYTF; from the coding sequence TTGTCGATAAAAAATTCTAAGCCGGCGGTTCGCCAAGGTTCAGGCGTAGTGGCCGGGCTGGTACTGGCCGCCGTGCTGGTGGGCGGTGGGGCATCCACCGCCACCGCCCAGACCACAAAGCCGAAACCTAAAACCGGTCAGATTGAAGAAGCGGAAATAGAAATTGTGAAAGAGCGGGTCAATCAGCTGCCCGAAGCCACGCGTAACTTCAATAAAATCAAGCTGCCGGCCCCACCCAAAACCGAGCGCAAGGTGACCTACACCTACCCGGATTTCCGCCTGCCGGCCGACCGGCTCACGCCTTCGGTGAAGGTGCTCACCATTCGGGCGGAGGAGCCCACGCCCCTCACCGGCAACTTTGTGAAGGCGGGCCTCGGCAACTACGGCACATTTTACGGACGGGGCTATTTCCATAGCACCCGCAATACCGACCATGCGTATGGCCTGGACATCAAGCACATCAACTCGCTTACCGGGCCCGTAGATGGCAAGAACTCCGCTACGGCCGAAACCAGCGCCCACCTCATGGGCGAGTTGTACCGGGGCACCGCCGCTTTCGGTGCCACCCTGGACTTGGGCCGCGAGGGGTACAATTTCTATGGCTACCAAAAAGCCGCTAATACCCCCGAAGGCTCGCCCGTTCCGGAATCCAAGGGCATTCAACAGGTGTTCAAGCGCTTCGGGGTGAAGGCCTATGCCCACAACCGCGACCCCGAGCAAGTGCTGACCTACGACGCTGGCATTGGCTACCGCTATTGGAATGACATCTTCGGAGCGACAGAAAACAACGTGTTGGTGAATGCAAAAGTGGGCTACGCGCTGGGCGACGCCAGCCGGGTGACGGTTGCGGCCGATGCTTCCTTTATTTCAGAAAAGGACATTGTTTCCTTTAATAAACTGAAGCCCGGTGCTCCCACTATAGATGTAACGCGCACCCGCACCTTCGTGCAGGCTACGCCGGCTTATGAATTCATTAACAACAGCATAGCCTTCTCGGTGGGCGCCACATTGGGCTATTCGTCCGATACGGCTACCAACGTGAGCAAAACCGTGGTGTACCCCGCCGTGCGCCTCGGCTATACAATAGAGCCCGAGAAGTTTATGGTGTACGCCGGCCTGGGAGGTGCCCTACAGCGGGTAACCCGGTACGACCTGAGCACCGAAAACCCCTGGCTCAACCGCGGCCTGAATGTGGCGGATACCCACCGGGGACCTACCGTCTACGTCGGCTTCACGTCGACGCCGGCCCGTGGCCTTGAGCTGAATGCCCGCGCCACCTACGCCCGCGACCGCAACCTGTATTTCTACCTGAACAACGCCATTGACCCCACCAAGTTCGACCTGGTGTATGACCAGAATGCCACGGGCGTGCTGAACATACACGGCGAACTGCTGTACAACGCAGCCGAGAAGTTCCGCTTGGGCACTCGGATGGACTACAACAAATACGCGCTGAAAAACCTGCCTCAGCCTTTTCATCGCCCGGAGTTTCAAGGCTCAGTGTTTGGCACCTATACTGCCTTCGAGAAGCTCAACCTGGGCGTGGAGGGTTATTTCTATGCGGCCAGCTATGGCATCAGCTACCGGCCGGCGGCCAGCCCGGGCGCAGTGCGGGTTCCCGACTTTTATCGGGCCACCGACCCAATTGTTGACCTAAATCTTCGGGCCGATTACCGCATTACGCCAAAAATATCCATCTTTGTAATGGGTAATAACCTCGCCAATCGACAGTACCAGCGCTTCTACGGATATCCTGTGAAGGGCATCAACGTGCTGGGAGGGGCGACCTATACGTTTTAG
- the trmB gene encoding tRNA (guanosine(46)-N7)-methyltransferase TrmB, whose amino-acid sequence MPRVKLHRFNDNATRPDIIEQGKPEYEQLGGRWRTDFFQAPHPLTLEVGCGKGEYTVGLAQRHPGRNFLGLDIKGERIWRGSTRAAEMGLTNVGFVRMRAEALAAQFGAGELDEIWITFPDPRPRDRDIKRRLTSPRFLALYEQLLTPGGLLHLKTDNEGLFEFTLETLAARSGARVERFTRDLYAETGPEFTEAQAIQTNFEGKYRAVGVPIKYVQFRLT is encoded by the coding sequence TTGCCTCGCGTCAAACTGCACCGTTTCAACGACAACGCCACCCGTCCGGATATTATTGAGCAGGGAAAGCCCGAATACGAGCAGCTTGGCGGCCGTTGGCGCACCGACTTTTTCCAGGCGCCCCACCCGCTGACCCTGGAAGTGGGCTGCGGCAAGGGCGAGTACACCGTGGGTTTGGCCCAGCGCCACCCAGGCCGCAATTTTCTGGGTCTTGACATCAAGGGCGAGCGAATCTGGCGGGGCAGCACCCGCGCCGCCGAAATGGGCCTGACCAACGTGGGCTTCGTGCGCATGCGCGCCGAAGCCTTGGCAGCTCAATTTGGGGCCGGCGAGCTGGATGAAATCTGGATTACGTTTCCCGACCCGCGGCCCCGGGACCGCGATATTAAGCGCCGCCTCACCTCGCCGCGCTTCCTGGCGCTCTACGAACAATTGTTAACTCCCGGCGGCTTACTGCACCTCAAGACTGATAATGAGGGTCTTTTCGAGTTTACACTTGAAACGCTGGCAGCGCGGTCCGGTGCCCGGGTAGAACGGTTCACGCGCGACCTCTACGCCGAAACCGGCCCGGAATTCACCGAAGCGCAGGCCATCCAAACCAACTTTGAAGGCAAGTACCGGGCCGTGGGAGTGCCCATTAAGTACGTGCAGTTCCGGCTGACTTAG
- a CDS encoding SPOR domain-containing protein: protein MHLADHIRPLLRNHDCVIIPDFGGLVADVSPARAQPGRQALSPPTKLVAFNQALTRNDGLLVDALSQHLGLSIAQAREAVRTAVAGLQQELEETNRTELPGIGIFRRAVGRGLAFEYTGTDNLLASAFGLPELAARPVRANDARIKRPQPALRGAATRRSRLVRLLPGGALAVAASLLLLFSNASYVPTRWQTQLPQLEWAQRRTMPATPITEPQQATLGQHDFSSSSLDSEGMTPLENAASAPVPQVETQPKAPASTETATTTEVATVAKTEALPGTPAKIEPTAAAPTKTTAPVAPIAKPTPIAVVKPAVVKAPVGPAVAASATTIKYRTGRYYVIAGAYSSLKGAERGRQVLARTGHATHIILPPFGSRLFRLTAADYPDLASAQREAQRLRVSTHCDYNTLKF from the coding sequence ATGCACTTAGCCGACCACATCCGCCCCCTGCTCCGTAACCACGACTGCGTGATAATTCCGGACTTTGGGGGCCTTGTGGCCGATGTGTCGCCGGCACGGGCCCAGCCCGGGCGCCAGGCGCTGAGTCCACCTACCAAACTGGTGGCCTTCAACCAGGCCCTTACCCGCAACGACGGGCTGCTGGTAGATGCTTTGAGCCAGCACCTTGGGCTGTCCATTGCGCAAGCCCGCGAGGCCGTGCGCACCGCCGTAGCCGGCCTACAGCAGGAACTAGAAGAAACCAACCGCACGGAGCTGCCGGGCATCGGCATTTTCCGCCGCGCCGTGGGCCGTGGGCTGGCGTTTGAATACACGGGTACTGATAACCTGCTGGCTTCTGCTTTTGGTTTGCCGGAGCTGGCAGCACGCCCTGTACGCGCTAACGATGCCCGCATCAAGCGCCCGCAGCCAGCGTTGCGCGGCGCTGCGACGCGCCGCTCGCGGCTAGTACGGTTGCTGCCCGGTGGCGCGCTGGCCGTAGCCGCAAGTTTGCTGCTGCTGTTCAGCAACGCCAGCTATGTGCCCACTCGATGGCAAACCCAGCTGCCGCAGTTGGAATGGGCTCAGCGGCGCACGATGCCGGCTACTCCCATCACCGAGCCACAGCAGGCCACCTTGGGGCAGCACGACTTTAGCAGCAGCTCGCTGGATTCTGAGGGGATGACCCCACTGGAGAATGCGGCTTCGGCGCCCGTGCCGCAGGTAGAAACCCAACCCAAAGCCCCTGCCAGCACCGAAACGGCAACGACTACGGAAGTGGCAACTGTGGCAAAAACGGAAGCGTTACCAGGCACCCCCGCCAAAATTGAGCCCACTGCCGCTGCTCCTACAAAAACAACTGCACCGGTGGCGCCGATAGCCAAGCCAACTCCCATAGCTGTGGTCAAGCCAGCAGTTGTGAAGGCTCCGGTAGGCCCGGCTGTCGCGGCAAGTGCAACTACAATTAAATACCGTACTGGCCGTTATTACGTCATTGCGGGGGCTTACAGCAGCCTGAAAGGTGCTGAGCGGGGCCGCCAGGTGCTGGCCCGGACCGGCCACGCCACGCATATCATTCTGCCGCCTTTTGGTAGCCGCCTGTTCCGCCTCACGGCTGCGGATTACCCCGACCTGGCTTCGGCCCAGCGCGAAGCCCAGCGCCTGCGCGTGAGCACGCATTGTGATTACAATACTTTGAAATTTTAA
- a CDS encoding MotA/TolQ/ExbB proton channel family protein, translated as MSVFLLQVAATAADSVNTAVTAAPVVQADVPVIDLIMRGGWIMVPLVALSILSVYIIIERYFTIRRAAGNPDSFMNGIRSLMVKGDLAGAKLLCAQTASPLARMVEKGLRRIGLPLKEIETSVENVGKIEIARLEKNISILGIIAGIAPMIGFVGTIIGVIKIFYSIAATKEFGIPQVADGLYVKLVTSATGLIVGIIAHVGYHWLSILVERMVFRMENSAIEFMDILQDN; from the coding sequence ATGTCCGTATTCCTTTTGCAAGTTGCTGCCACTGCGGCCGATAGTGTAAATACCGCCGTTACGGCCGCTCCGGTAGTGCAAGCCGATGTTCCCGTTATCGACCTCATTATGCGCGGGGGGTGGATAATGGTCCCCCTGGTAGCCCTTTCCATACTCTCGGTTTATATTATTATCGAGCGTTACTTCACCATCCGCCGGGCCGCCGGCAACCCAGATTCGTTCATGAATGGCATCCGCTCCCTGATGGTGAAGGGTGACCTGGCCGGGGCCAAGCTGCTGTGTGCCCAAACGGCATCACCGCTGGCCCGCATGGTTGAGAAAGGCCTGCGCCGCATTGGCCTGCCACTGAAAGAAATCGAAACCAGCGTAGAAAACGTGGGCAAGATTGAAATTGCCCGCCTCGAAAAGAACATCAGCATTTTGGGCATCATCGCCGGCATCGCGCCCATGATTGGCTTCGTGGGTACCATCATCGGTGTTATTAAGATTTTCTATTCCATTGCTGCTACCAAGGAGTTCGGTATTCCGCAGGTGGCCGATGGCTTGTATGTAAAGCTGGTGACCTCGGCTACGGGCCTTATTGTCGGCATCATTGCCCACGTGGGCTACCATTGGTTGAGCATTCTCGTCGAACGCATGGTGTTCCGCATGGAAAACTCGGCCATCGAATTCATGGACATTCTCCAGGATAATTAA
- a CDS encoding ExbD/TolR family protein, producing MNLSRRHRLTSHVETGAMNDIMFFLMLFFLIASTLVNPNVIKLLLPNAKSSKQVMKQPITISVDAAGTYFVNKKPVNPTAVEPELVALIGNVPTTEQPTVVLRVDNSLNVQKLVDILEVGNRLKLKMVMATQAQQAAGK from the coding sequence ATGAATCTATCCCGCCGTCATCGCCTCACGTCCCACGTAGAGACCGGGGCCATGAACGACATCATGTTCTTCCTGATGTTGTTCTTCCTGATTGCTTCCACGCTGGTCAACCCCAACGTCATCAAACTGCTGCTGCCCAACGCGAAATCGAGCAAGCAGGTGATGAAGCAGCCCATCACCATTTCGGTAGATGCAGCCGGCACCTATTTTGTGAATAAAAAGCCGGTAAACCCCACTGCTGTTGAGCCAGAGCTGGTGGCCCTTATCGGCAACGTACCCACCACCGAGCAGCCCACCGTGGTGCTGCGGGTTGATAATTCGTTGAACGTTCAGAAGCTGGTTGACATTCTAGAAGTTGGCAACCGGCTTAAGCTCAAGATGGTGATGGCCACCCAGGCCCAGCAAGCAGCCGGCAAATAG
- the rpe gene encoding ribulose-phosphate 3-epimerase yields the protein MNLTRRAPLLAPSFLAADLANLQAETERLATSAADWLHFDVMDGRFVPNISFGLPVLQAVARYAKQPLDVHLMIEEPQHYLAAFRDAGATNITVHYEACTHLHRVVQQIKQLGCKAGVALNPHTPVALLEDIATELDVVLIMSVNPGFGGQAFIPNTLKKVAMLKELLIDTGSDALIEIDGGVSLANAGPLVEAGADVLVAGNFVFSAPEGPVATLARMRDHLAGLGQDSADEVVSQRQ from the coding sequence ATGAACTTAACTCGCCGTGCCCCGCTGTTGGCCCCGTCGTTTCTGGCCGCTGATTTAGCCAACCTCCAAGCCGAAACCGAGCGGCTAGCTACCAGCGCAGCCGACTGGCTGCATTTTGATGTGATGGACGGCCGCTTCGTGCCCAACATCTCCTTTGGCTTGCCGGTGCTGCAGGCCGTGGCCCGCTACGCCAAGCAACCCCTGGACGTGCATTTGATGATAGAAGAGCCCCAGCATTACCTGGCGGCCTTCCGCGATGCCGGTGCTACCAACATCACGGTGCACTACGAAGCCTGCACCCACCTGCACCGCGTGGTGCAGCAGATTAAGCAGTTGGGCTGCAAGGCTGGCGTGGCCCTGAACCCGCACACGCCGGTGGCGCTGCTCGAAGACATTGCCACCGAGCTCGATGTGGTGCTCATCATGTCGGTAAATCCGGGATTTGGGGGCCAAGCGTTTATTCCGAATACCCTCAAGAAGGTAGCCATGCTCAAGGAGCTGCTCATTGATACGGGCTCGGATGCGCTGATTGAGATTGACGGCGGCGTGAGCCTGGCCAATGCCGGCCCGCTTGTGGAGGCCGGGGCCGACGTGCTGGTGGCCGGGAATTTCGTATTTAGTGCCCCCGAAGGCCCGGTGGCTACGCTGGCCCGCATGCGCGACCATCTGGCCGGCCTGGGGCAGGACTCGGCCGACGAAGTGGTCAGCCAGAGGCAATAG